From a region of the Colias croceus chromosome 14, ilColCroc2.1 genome:
- the LOC123697214 gene encoding protein stoned-B-like, with translation MLKLPKGLKKKKKGKKSKRKGEEELFTEEELEKYRREHQQKAENGEGSAKENEEWSKFKDLTTGVDSVLKKTQGDLDRIKSTSFFQRVTIKNELKPVETEKPVRPVVEVTEADFPHLAQAAADTDGDKSDYGVTDDESEEEEEDYDIFDTSYIDAVQRGEVKLAYVPDSPEESKDDDIFDTSYVNALIKGQEVKSSKNKKGLDIGIAVEVLTGRIDNVKVTTKKPTKRTIPGDLLLEDDDKSSVLESKVVEEPVEKSILDLDADIPITAPIDLSTSLIQHIKKEVHQEDQECPTSNVVEENPSEEEIDEFTLLAAESLETKAEVIKLDESEIKIEPVLQDSWSAFEANTKESVFAEGIVEDQLDVLDPYIDQDDPFDTSFADAVVPSTNLYNLKQEAAVLEEDDDFDPRADEVQVHLNNRRKSSVRIHLTDPSGVRESITSDDIIDNHLNEPTRDLLGGSTTDLTQLGDSPLDPVDLNDIDPFDTTIVDKIVAPGRVELKLLEEELIDPTPVTIYKVPSDPDFDPRADEVIDKKTERRASRPENLTVSKSVVFDVDGVNDVNCLDSKAKPTKPLTPYYSREVSITEDLSEETEAADRFPSNLQRTRSDEDFTAHPPVNTKRRHSEYPKSEQTVSIQSDLLQSGDVDLPIKVLTPSGPPQNASIDQEVEDPFDTSFASNINPSKTELRLLAKEFSCEDTDIPVNENKDLLETDDDLFQIKALTPEPLETTQDTEDFDPFDTSFANNLTPGKTEVNLNEPAAPVTAELNPFMTAEDDGADLTENDNPFATSNPFSDFGNNYEPPAGDTVPIDIFGNAEPVNIGAKQYEDNNSINIFDNQFEEQTTTNDKILKPTELELISTIVDDSYAKSEEIDNQPTMRPVPQETQNLILSVTGQMEFTSSHLLNRIPPTRTPSPVSVRDIHSPSPTPEQDMLEESPAASANVEVNKNKPARPPPARPPRPAPPPRPQVPPQPQAPPQPQAPPQPQVDDINLFDAPAPVVIKPTKEAILSLYSAPKKEENPIDFLSDDIPEMPAKEEISTNIAPNAISTVSTTVESSSLIFTDSMSTIEESHKEVDIRNDTDTKDEIQNLNTEMDTSESPTEVKATEKVEETITSPFDNVEQDTLGNEAFNDLDKNPFESASEGITSEPFAATDIFSAKPNDTIISPAAETVQNVEIDAFNSVPKNNFQESPMDHSGAFDTGTNIFDSVPATIAPASQVDNQADFGWGQPEPMAQDAFPENNDAFDAFAAKFDSASGNHMATDAWGDDGSSEAAPGGFEAEAFDPFLSMGAPPPPAATPRLEHQGSRDSTDDTFSVFIKPKESSASAGPAVPALAPPPRAVPESPRVNPFDSAEPQLQFQPQPPEALRSRAGAGSGGETPPTPLFDDDVSQPLEDFPRTKYLGPGWEMHLRQPNKKKITGQRFWKKVWVRVVVQGDSPVVQLLSGPGEREAQAPLQELPLQACYSVSDIGAQQFDQFGKIFTVKLQYVFYKERPGVRPGQVTKAERITNKLSQFAAYAIQGDYQGVKEFGSDLRKLGLPVEHAPQVSQLFKLGSLSYEDVKQFSCCVEEALFRLPAHRDRALTYKMEEVQITTVDELYVEQDAEGSVLKQIARVRIFFLGFLSGMPDVELGLNDMRRQGKEVVGRHDIIPVVTEEWIRVEEPEFHACVQPDDFHNSQIIKFKPPDACYIELMRFRVRPPKNRELPLQLKAAWCVTGNKVELRADVLVPGFASRALGQVPCEDVAIRFPIPECWIYLFRVEKHFRYGSVKSAHRRTGKIKGIERFLGAVEPPAESLIEVTSGQAKYEHQHRAVVWRMGRLPKEGQGAYTSHALACRLALTSYDQVPGELARWARVEFTMPAAQASHATVRSVALHAHDADPPEKFVRYLARHEYLVGIERTTGQSAAAYTLAATTDPAPQPTPPTQPTQPTPPQPPQPPSSDSDSD, from the exons atgcTAAAGCTACCCAAAGGCCttaagaaaaagaagaaagggaaaaaatCAAAACGCAAAGGCGAAGAAGAACTCTTTACCGAAGAAGAATTAGAAAAGTATAGACGAGAACACCAGCAAAAAGCTGAAAACGGAGAAGGATCAGCTAAAGAGAATGAAGAGTGGTCCAAGTTCAAAGATTTAACTACCGGCGTTGATTCAGTTCTCAAGAAAACTCAAGGGGACTTAGATCGCATAAAATCGACTTCATTTTTTCAACGTGTAACCATAAAAAATGAACTAAAGCCAGTTGAAACAGAAAAACCAGTGCGCCCTGTAGTTGAGGTTACTGAAGCTGACTTTCCTCACTTAGCACAGGCAGCTGCTGACACAGACGGAGATAAAAGTGATTACGGTGTTACTGACGACGAGTCGGAGGAGGAAGAAGAAGACTACGATATCTTCGATACATCATATATAGACGCCGTCCAACGTGGTGAAGTTAAACTTGCTTACGTTCCTGATTCTCCAGAGGAGTCAAAGGACGACGATATATTCGATACATCCTACGTAAACGCGTTAATAAAAGGTCAAGAAGTCAAgtcttctaaaaataaaaaaggattAGATATTGGAATTGCTGTTGAAGTCCTTACTGGTCGTATAGATAATGTGAAAGTCACAACTAAGAAACCAACCAAAAGAACTATACCAGGTGATTTGTTACTCGAAGACGATGATAAAAGTTCGGTTTTAGAAAGTAAAGTTGTTGAAGAGCCCGTTGAAAAGAGTATTTTAGATCTTGATGCTGACATTCCTATAACAGCACCCATTGATCTAAGTACTTCGCTTatacaacacattaaaaaagAAGTACATCAAGAAGATCAAGAATGCCCAACGTCTAATGTTGTTGAGGAAAATCCTAGCGAAGAAGAAATCGATGAATTCACTTTATTAGCAGCCGAATCTCTTGAAACAAAAGCCGAGGTTATTAAATTAGATGagagtgaaataaaaattgaaccAGTTTTACAAGATTCATGGTCTGCCTTTGAAGCAAATACAAAAGAGTCGGTATTTGCTGAGGGAATAGTTGAAGATCAACTTGATGTTCTAGATCCTTATATTGACCAGGACGATCCTTTTGACACCAGCTTTGCAGATGCTGTTGTTCCTTCCacaaatttatacaatttaaaacaagAAGCTGCTGTATTGGAGGAAGATGATGATTTCGATCCCCGTGCAGATGAAGTACAGgtgcatttaaataataggaGGAAGTCATCTGTACGAATTCATTTGACGGATCCTTCTGGAGTTAGGGAGTCCATAACATCTGATGATATTATTGACAATCACTTAAACGAACCAACAAGAGATTTGTTAGGAGGAAGCACTACTGATCTAACACAGCTAGGTGATTCACCCTTAGATCCAGTTGATTTGAATGACATTGATCCATTCGATACTACTATTGTTGATAAAATTGTAGCTCCAGGCAGAGTGGAGTTAAAATTACTGGAGGAAGAACTGATTGATCCCACACCTGTGACAATTTATAAGGTTCCTAGTGATCCCGATTTTGATCCTCGCGCTGATGAAGTAATCGATAAAAAAACAGAAAGAAGAGCGTCTCGTCCAGAAAATTTAACAGTTAGCAAAAGTGTGGTATTTGATGTCGATGGTGTAAATGATGTAAACTGTTTGGACAGCAAAGCAAAACCAACGAAACCTTTAACACCGTATTATAGTCGTGAAGTTTCGATCACAGAAGATTTAAGCGAAGAAACCGAAGCTGCAGATAGATTTCCAAGTAATTTACAAAGAACTCGTTCTGACGAAGATTTTACTGCACATCCTCCTGTTAATACTAAGCGACGACATTCGGAATACCCGAAATCGGAGCAGACCGTTTCGATACAAAGCGATTTGCTTCAGAGCGGAGACGTTGATTTACCGATAAAGGTTTTAACTCCCTCAGGTCCACCGCAAAACGCATCGATAGACCAAGAGGTTGAAGACCCTTTTGATACCTCGTTTGCTAGTAATATTAACCCAAGTAAAACTGAACTCAGATTATTAgctaaagaattttcttgtgAAGATACAGATATACcagtaaatgaaaataaagatttactGGAAACGGATGACGACTTGTTTCAAATAAAAGCACTGACACCAGAGCCCCTTGAGACTACTCAAGACACTGAAGATTTTGATCCATTTGATACATCTTTTGCAAATAATCTAACACCAGGAAAAACAGAAGTGAA TTTAAATGAACCTGCTGCACCAGTCACCGCAGAACTCAATCCATTTATGACAGCTGAAGATGATGGCGCAGACTTGACAGAGAATGATAACCCATTTGCTACAAGCAATCCTTTCTCTGATTTTGGAAACAATTATGAACCACCGGCTGGTGATACAGTTCCCATTGATATATTTGGTAATGCGGAACCAGTTAATATTGGAGCTAAACAATATGAAGATAACAATTCAATTAACATTTTTGATAATCAATTTGAAGAACAAACTACGACAAatgacaaaatattaaaacctaCGGAGCTAGAACTTATCTCTACAATCGTGGATGACAGCTATGCAAAATCTGAAGAAATTGATAATCAACCTACGATGAGACCGGTACCACAAGaaacacaaaatttaatactCAGTGTCACGGGCCAGATGGAATTTACAAGTTCACATTTACTTAATCGTATTCCACCAACGCGTACACCAAGTCCCGTATCCGTGAGAGATATTCATTCTCCTAGCCCGACACCGGAACAGGACATGTTGGAAGAATCACCGGCTGCTAGTGCTAACGTTgaagtgaataaaaataaaccagCTAGACCTCCCCCGGCGCGACCCCCACGACCGGCTCCGCCACCGAGACCACAAGTTCCTCCACAACCACAAGCGCCCCCACAACCACAAGCGCCTCCACAACCACAAGTTGACGATATTAACCTTTTTGATGCTCCAGCACCTGTTGTTATTAAACCAACTAAAGAAGCCATTCTGAGTTTATACTCAGCTCctaaaaaagaagaaaaccCCATTGACTTTTTAAGCGATGATATACCTGAAATGCCTGCTAAAGAAGAAATATCTACCAATATTGCCCCTAATGCAATTTCTACTGTTAGTACGACAGTTGAATCttcaagtttaatttttacagattcaatgagTACAATTGAAGAATCACACAAGGAAGTGGACATTAGAAATGACACTGACACTAAAGATGAAATCCAAAATCTTAACACTGAAATGGATACCTCAGAATCGCCTACTGAAGTAAAGGCAACTGAAAAAGTCGAAGAAACCATAACGTCTCCTTTTGATAACGTTGAACAAGACACTTTGGGAAATGAAGCGTTCAATGATTTAGACAAAAATCCTTTCGAATCAGCCTCTGAAGGTATCACAAGTGAACCATTTGCTGCAACTGATATATTTTCAGCAAAACCTAATGATACAATTATATCTCCTGCAGCGGAAACGGTGCAAAATGTCGAAATTGATGCTTTTAATTCAGttccaaaaaataatttccaagAATCTCCCATGGACCACAGCGGGGCTTTCGACACTGGAACAAACATCTTTGATAGTGTTCCTGCGACCATAGCGCCCGCATCGCAGGTCGATAATCAAGCTGATTTTGGATGGGGACAACCCGAACCGATGGCGCAAGACGCTTTCCCTGAGAATAACGATGCATTCGATGCCTTCGCTGCTAAATTCGATTCGGCCAGCGGAAATCACATGGCTACAG ACGCGTGGGGAGACGACGGCAGCTCGGAGGCGGCGCCCGGCGGGTTCGAGGCGGAGGCGTTCGACCCGTTCCTCAGCATGGGCGCGCCGCCACCGCCCGCCGCCACGCCGCGCCTCGAGCACCAGGGCTCGAGGGACTCCACTGATGATACTTTCTCAGTTTTCATCAA GCCCAAGGAGAGCTCGGCCAGCGCGGGGCCGGCGGTGCCCGCGCTGGCGCCGCCGCCGCGCGCTGTGCCCGAGTCGCCGCGCGTCAACCCCTTCGACAGCGCCGAGCCGCAGCTGCAGTTCCAGCCGCAACCAC CGGAGGCATTGCGGAGTCGCGCGGGGGCAGGGAGCGGGGGCGAGACGCCGCCCACGCCGCTGTTCGACGACGACGTGTCGCAGCCGCTGGAGGACTTCCCGCGCACCAAGTACCTGGGGCCCGGCTGGGAGATGCATCTGCGACAGCCCAACAAGAAGAAGATAACGGGACAGAG GTTCTGGAAGAAGGTGTGGGTGCGCGTGGTGGTGCAGGGCGACAGTCCCGTGGTGCAGCTGCTGAGCGGGCCGGGCGAGCGCGAGGCGCAGGCGCCGCTGCAGGAGCTGCCGCTGCAGGCCTGCTACTCCGTGTCCGACATCGGCGCGCAGCAGTTCGACCAGTTCGGCAAGATCTTCACCGTCAAGCTGCAGTACGTCTTCTACAAGGAGCGCCCCGGCGTCAG GCCAGGTCAGGTGACGAAGGCGGAGCGCATCACCAACAAGCTATCGCAGTTCGCGGCGTACGCGATACAGGGCGACTACCAGGGGGTCAAGGAGTTCGGCAGCGACCTGCGCAAGCTCGGCTTGCCTGTCGAGCACGCACCGCAG GTGTCGCAGCTGTTCAAGCTGGGCTCGCTGAGCTACGAGGACGTGAAGCAGTTCTCGTGCTGCGTGGAGGAGGCGCTGTTCCgcctgcccgcgcaccgcgacCGCGCGCTCACTTACAAGATGGAGGAG GTGCAGATAACGACAGTGGACGAGTTGTACGTGGAGCAGGACGCAGAGGGCTCGGTGCTTAAACAGATCGCGCGCGTAAGGATCTTCTTCCTCGGCTTCCTTAGTG GCATGCCGGACGTGGAGCTGGGGCTGAACGACATGCGGCGGCAGGGCAAGGAGGTGGTGGGGAGACACGACATCATCCCCGTCGTCACGGAGGAGTGGATCCGCGTCGAGGAGCCCGAGTTCCACGCCTGCGTGCAGCCCGACGACTTCCACAACTCGCAGATCATCAA GTTCAAGCCGCCGGACGCGTGCTACATCGAGTTGATGCGGTTCCGTGTGCGTCCTCCAAAGAACCGCGAGCTGCCGCTGCAGCTCAAAGCCGCTTGGTGCGTTACCGGCAACAAG GTGGAGCTGCGCGCGGACGTGCTGGTGCCGGGGTTCGCGTCGCGCGCGCTGGGGCAGGTGCCGTGCGAGGACGTGGCCATCCGCTTCCCGATCCCCGAGTGCTGGATCTACCTGTTCCGCGTCGAGAAGCACTTCCGCTACGGCTCCGTGAAGTCGGCGCACCGGCGCACGGGCAAGATCAAGGGCATCGAGCGCTTCCTCGGCGCCGTGGAGCCGCCCGCCGAGTCGCTCATCGAGGTGACGTCGGGGCAGGCCAAGTACGAGCACCAGCACCGCGCCGTGGTGTGGCGCATGGGGCGGCTGCCGAAGGAGGGGCAGGGCGCGTACACGTCGCACGCGCTGGCCTGCCGCCTGGCGCTCACGTCGTACGACCAGGTGCCGGGCGAGCTGGCGCGCTGGGCGCGCGTGGAGTTCACGATGCCGGCGGCGCAGGCGTCGCACGCCACCGTGCGCTCCGTGGCGCTGCACGCGCACGACGCCGACCCGCCCGAGAAGTTCGTGCGCTACCTGGCGCGCCACGAGTACCT GGTGGGCATAGAGCGCACGACGGGCCAGTCGGCGGCCGCCTACACGCTGGCCGCCACCACCGACCCCGCGCCGCAACCGACACCACCGACACAACCGACACAGCCCACACCGCCCCAACCGCCCCAACCGCCCTCCTCCGACTCCGACTCCGACTGA